From one Physeter macrocephalus isolate SW-GA chromosome 18, ASM283717v5, whole genome shotgun sequence genomic stretch:
- the BLTP3A gene encoding bridge-like lipid transfer protein family member 3A isoform X1 yields the protein MISLKCLKEETQPGIPYQAKMSFKNLRFTKNLSPDKINLSTLKGEGQLTNLELDEEVLQNVLELPTWLAITRVYCNRASIRIQWTKLKTHPICLCLDKVEVEMKTCEEPRPPNGQSPIALASGQSEYGFAEKVVEGMFIIVNSITIKIHSKAFHASFELWQLQGYSVNPNWQQSDLRLTRITDPRRGEVLTFKEITWQTLRIEADATDSGDQDPVTTPLRLITNQGRIQIALKRRTKDCNVIASKLMFLLDDLLWVLTDSQLKAMMKYAESLSEAMEKSAQQRKSLAPEPVQITPPAPSAQQSWAQAFGGSQGSSNSSSSRLSQYFEKFDVKESSYHLLISRLDLHICDDSQSREPGVSANRLMGGAMQLTFRKMAFDYYPFHWAGDSCKHWVRHCEAMETRGQWAQKLVMEFQSKMEKWHEETGLKPPWHLGVDSPFQRKADSLSSPQKNALERSPSQGRQAVFQPPAWNRLRSSCLVIRVDDLDVHQVSTAGQPSKKPSTLLSCSRKLHNLPTQVSAIHIEFTEYYFPDNQELPVPCPNLYIQLNGLTFTMDPVSLLWGNLFCLDLYRSLEQFKAIYKLEDSSQKDEHLDIRLDAFWLKVSFPLEKRERAGLHRPQALVFSASGVTATNTRHAPHCSCPDLQSLFRGFAAAEFFHSNYVQFPKVPGGFSLLHMLFLHHAFQVDSRLPQSSALHPQRLKASQDLWSIHFTQISLDFEGTENFKGHSLNFVAPFPLSIWACLPLRWQQAQARKLLMATEGRLKASASFGSPVHSEALAPDTVSHQRSKTEHDLKSLSGLTEVMEILKEGSSSVDNKGPLTELEDTADVHVLVHSPEHVRVRLDHYQYLALLRLKEVLQGLQEQLTKDTEAMTGSPLQDQTACIGVLFPSAEVALLMHPVPGAVEADSEGSDTTSLVDSELSPSEDRELKSDASSEQGPASPRKVLEDSGVENLDASQDRPLPLHSNGEVQDSDSLAQQEAGKGHETVDSLQAKRLSSAQAPSSPAELKPPGGKDTAVNGQGELIPLKNIEGELSSAIHMTKDATKEALHATMDLTKEAMSLTKDAFSLGRDRMTSTMHKMLSLPPAKEPMAKIDEGVAAPVGGGAARLRFFSMKRTVSQQSFDGVSLDNSGPEDRISVDSDGSESFVMLLESESGPESLPPGSLPNVLESAGVQGSPVADSYGQGSPEANSSASPGGEDLHLHLVSVLVLKVNEVSLGIEVRGEDLTVALQAEELTLQQLGTVGLWQFLHGQCPGTSFQEASTLKTGHIRPAVGLRFEVGPGAAVHSPLATQNGFLRFLLQDCDLELLTSVLSGLGPFLEDEEIPLVVPMQIELLNSRITLKDDIPPIYPTSPGPIPITLSVEHVVLKRSDDGVFHIGAAAQDRPSAEVLKSEKRQPPKEQVFLVPTGETFGPQVQELPTLQKELIETKQALAHANKDKEKLLQEIRKYNPLFEL from the exons TGAGTATGGCTTTGCCGAGAAGGTGGTGGAGGGGATGTTCATCATCGTCAATTCCATCACCATCAAGATTCACTCCAAGGCCTTCCACGCTTCTTTTGAATTGTGGCAGCTCCAGGGCTATAGTGTGAACCCCAACTGGCAGCAGAGTGACCTCCGCCTCACCCGTATCACTGACCCCCGCCGAGGAGAG gttTTAACATTTAAGGAAATAACTTGGCAAACACTTCGAATTGAGGCAGATGCTACAGACAGTGGTGATCAGGACCCAGTCACCACTCCACTGAGGCTTATTACCAACCAAGGCAGGATCCAAATAGCCCTCAAGAGAAGA ACCAAAGATTGCAATGTGATAGCCTCCAAGCTGATGTTCCTATTGGATGACCTGCTCTGGGTGCTAACTGACTCACAGCTCAAGGCTATGATGAAATATGCAGAATCACTGAGTGAGGCCATGGAGAAGTCAGCCCAGCAGAGAAAGAGCCTGGCCCCTGAACCTGTACAG ATCACCCCACCTGCTCCCAGCGCCCAGCAGTCCTGGGCCCAGGCATTCGGTGGCAGCCagggcagcagcaacagcagcagcagccgcctCAGCCAGTACTTTGAGAAATTTGATGTGAAAGAGTCCTCCTACCATCTGCTCATCTCCCGCCTGGACCTGCACATTTGTGATGATAGCCAGTCCCGAGAGCCAG gtGTCTCTGCAAACAGACTCATGGGTGGTGCAATGCAACTTACCTTTCGCAAGATGGCATTTGACTATTACCCCTTCCACTGGGCAG GTGATAGCTGCAAACATTGGGTACGTCACTGTGAGGCCATGGAGACCCGAGGCCAATGGGCCCAGAAGCTGGTGATGGAATTTCAGAGTAAAATGGAGAAGTGGCACGAGGAGACAGGTCTGAAACCACCCTGGCACCTGGGGGTAGACTCTCCCTTCCAGAGGAAAGCAG attctcTCTCCAGTCCTCAAAAGAACGCCCTTGAGAGAAGCCCCTCTCAGGGCCGACAGGCTGTCTTTCAACCTCCAGCATGGAATCGCCTACGCTCTAGCTGCTTGGTAATACGGGTGGATGACTTGGACGTCCACCAG GTTTCTACAGCTGGACAGCCAAGTAAGAAGCCATCGACACTCCTTTCCTGCAGTCGGAAACTTCACAACCTCCCCACTCAGGTCTCTGCCATTCATATTGAGTTCACAGAGTATTACTTCCCCGATAATCAGGAGCTGCCGG TTCCCTGTCCCAATCTTTACATTCAGTTAAATGGTCTGACATTTACTATGGATCCTGTCAGCTTGCTCTGGGGAAACCTCTTCTGCCTGGATTTATACCGCAGCTTGGAGCAGTTCAAAGCTATCTACAAGCTGGAAGATTCAAGCCAGAAAGATGAACACTTGGACATCCGACTGGATGCCTTCTGGTTGAAG GTGAGCTTCCCGCTGGAGAAGAGAGAGCGGGCTGGGTTGCACCGTCCCCAGGCCCTTGTCTTCTCTGCATCAGGCGTGACTGCCACCAATACACGTCACGCCCCACATTGTAGCTGTCCAGACCTCCAGAGTCTCTTCCGGGGTTTTGCTGCTGCTGAGTTCTTTCATTCCAATTATGTTCAGTTTCCCAAGGTGCCAGGCGGCTTTAGCCTTCTGCACATGCTGTTTTTGCATCACGCCTTCCAGGTGGATTCCCGACTCCCTCAATCTAGTGCCCTCCATCCCCAGAGGCTTAAGGCTTCCCAGGATCTCTGGTCCATCCACTTCACCCAGATCTCCTTGGACTTTGAGGGAACAGAGAACTTCAAAGGCCATTCCTTGAATTTTGTGGCCCCCTTCCCCTTGTCGATTTGGGCCTGCCTACCCCTCCGCTGGCAGCAAGCCCAGGCACGAAAGCTCCTTATGGCCACAGAAGGGAGGCTGAAAGCATCCGCCAGCTTTGGCAGTCCTGTCCATTCTGAGGCCCTTGCCCCTGACACTGTGTCCCATCAGAGGTCAAAGACTGAGCATGATTTGAAAAGCCTATCAGGCCTTACAGAAGTCATGGAAATTCTGAAAGAAGGCAGCAGTAGTGTGGATAACAAAGGGCCTCTGACAGAGCTGGAGGACACGGCAGATGTGCATGTGCTCGTACACTCGCCTGAGCATGTCCGAGTGAGGCTTGACCACTACCAGTACTTGGCTCTCCTCCGCCTGAAGGAGGTGCTCCAGGGTCTTCAGGAACAGCTTACTAAGGATACCGAGGCCATGACTGGGTCTCCTCTGCAGGACCAGACAGCTTGCATTGGCGTCCTCTTTCCCAGTGCTGAGGTGGCTCTGCTCATGCATCCTGTCCCTGGGGCTGTCGAAGCTGACTCTGAGGGTTCAGATACTACGAGCCTTGTAGATTCAGAGCTGTCTCCTTCAGAGGATAGGGAGCTGAAGTCTGATGCCTCCTCAGAACAGGGCCCAGCAAGCCCCAGGAAGGTTCTGGAGGACAGTGGCGTTGAAAATCTGGATGCATCCCAGGATAGGCCACTGCCTCTCCATAGCAATGGAGAAGTGCAGGACTCAGATTCTCTTGCACagcaggaggcagggaagggCCATGAGACAGTTGATTCCTTACAGGCCAAGAGACTGAGCAGTGCCCAGGCACCTAGCTCACCAGCTGAGTTGAAGCCCCCAGGGGGCAAGGATACTGCTGTGAATGGACAGGGTGAGCTCATCCCCTTGAAGAACATTGAGGGAGAATTATCAAGTGCTATTCACATGACCAAGGATGCCACAAAGGAGGCTCTACATGCCACCATGGACCTCACCAAGGAAGCTATGTCCCTGACTAAGGATGCCTTCAGTCTGGGCAGAGACCGAATGACCTCCACCATGCACAAGATGCTGTCTCTGCCCCCAGCCAA ggAGCCCATGGCCAAGATAGATGAGGGGGTGGCAGCCCCAGTAGGTGGAGGTGCTGCCCGACTCCGATTTTTCTCCATGAAGAGGACAGTATCTCAGCAGTCATTTGATGGTGTCTCATTGGATAACAGTGGCCCCGAAGACCGGATTTCAGTGGACAGTGATGGCAGTGAGAGCTTTGTGATGCTCTTGGAGTCTG AGTCTGGTCCAGAATCTCTTCCACCAGGATCTCTTCCCAATGTCTTAGAGAGTGCTGGTGTTCAAGGGAGCCCTGTTGCGGATAGTTATGGCCAGGGGTCACCAGAGGCCAACAGTTCAGCCTCACCCGGTGGGGAAGACCTCCATCTTCACCTG GTCTCAGTTCTGGTCCTGAAGGTGAATGAGGTGTCTTTGGGGATTGAGGTACGTGGTGAGGACCTGACTGTGGCCCTGCAAGCAGAGGAGCTGACCCTCCAACAGCTAGGCACCGTGGGACTCTGGCAGTTCCTGCATGGACAGTGCCCAG GCACAAGCTTTCAGGAAGCCTCAACTTTGAAGACTGGCCACATCAGGCCAGCTGTAGGCCTTCGCTTTGAGGTGGGGCCTGGTGCAGCTGTTCATTCCCCTCTGGCCACACAGAATGGCTTCCTACGTTTCTTGCTTCAGGACTGTGACCTTGAGCTGCTCACTTCGGTGCTCAGTGGCCTGGGGCCCTTCTTGGAGGATGAGGAGATCCCACTGGTAGTTCCCATGCAGATTGAGCTCCTGAACTCTAGGATCACTCTAAAG GACGATATCCCCCCCATCTATCCGACCTCTCCAGGCCCCATCCCCATCACTCTATCTGTGGAGCACGTTGTGCTGAAGCGGAGTGACGATGGTGTGTTCCACATAGGCG CTGCTGCTCAGGACAGACCATCAGCCGAAGTACTTAAAAGTGAGAAGAGGCAGCCCCCAAAAGAACAGGTGTTTCTGGTGCCCACAGGGGAGACTTTTGGTCCACAG GTACAAGAACTGCCTACCCTACAAAAGGAACTTATAGAAACTAAACAAGCATTGGCTCATGCCAACAAGGATAAAGAGAAACTTCTTCAGGAGATTAGGAAATATAACCCCCTCTTTGAGCTCTGA
- the BLTP3A gene encoding bridge-like lipid transfer protein family member 3A isoform X3, with protein sequence MISLKCLKEETQPGIPYQAKMSFKNLRFTKNLSPDKINLSTLKGEGQLTNLELDEEVLQNVLELPTWLAITRVYCNRASIRIQWTKLKTHPICLCLDKVEVEMKTCEEPRPPNGQSPIALASGQSEYGFAEKVVEGMFIIVNSITIKIHSKAFHASFELWQLQGYSVNPNWQQSDLRLTRITDPRRGEVLTFKEITWQTLRIEADATDSGDQDPVTTPLRLITNQGRIQIALKRRTKDCNVIASKLMFLLDDLLWVLTDSQLKAMMKYAESLSEAMEKSAQQRKSLAPEPVQITPPAPSAQQSWAQAFGGSQGSSNSSSSRLSQYFEKFDVKESSYHLLISRLDLHICDDSQSREPGVSANRLMGGAMQLTFRKMAFDYYPFHWAGDSCKHWVRHCEAMETRGQWAQKLVMEFQSKMEKWHEETDSLSSPQKNALERSPSQGRQAVFQPPAWNRLRSSCLVIRVDDLDVHQVSTAGQPSKKPSTLLSCSRKLHNLPTQVSAIHIEFTEYYFPDNQELPVPCPNLYIQLNGLTFTMDPVSLLWGNLFCLDLYRSLEQFKAIYKLEDSSQKDEHLDIRLDAFWLKVSFPLEKRERAGLHRPQALVFSASGVTATNTRHAPHCSCPDLQSLFRGFAAAEFFHSNYVQFPKVPGGFSLLHMLFLHHAFQVDSRLPQSSALHPQRLKASQDLWSIHFTQISLDFEGTENFKGHSLNFVAPFPLSIWACLPLRWQQAQARKLLMATEGRLKASASFGSPVHSEALAPDTVSHQRSKTEHDLKSLSGLTEVMEILKEGSSSVDNKGPLTELEDTADVHVLVHSPEHVRVRLDHYQYLALLRLKEVLQGLQEQLTKDTEAMTGSPLQDQTACIGVLFPSAEVALLMHPVPGAVEADSEGSDTTSLVDSELSPSEDRELKSDASSEQGPASPRKVLEDSGVENLDASQDRPLPLHSNGEVQDSDSLAQQEAGKGHETVDSLQAKRLSSAQAPSSPAELKPPGGKDTAVNGQGELIPLKNIEGELSSAIHMTKDATKEALHATMDLTKEAMSLTKDAFSLGRDRMTSTMHKMLSLPPAKEPMAKIDEGVAAPVGGGAARLRFFSMKRTVSQQSFDGVSLDNSGPEDRISVDSDGSESFVMLLESESGPESLPPGSLPNVLESAGVQGSPVADSYGQGSPEANSSASPGGEDLHLHLVSVLVLKVNEVSLGIEVRGEDLTVALQAEELTLQQLGTVGLWQFLHGQCPGTSFQEASTLKTGHIRPAVGLRFEVGPGAAVHSPLATQNGFLRFLLQDCDLELLTSVLSGLGPFLEDEEIPLVVPMQIELLNSRITLKDDIPPIYPTSPGPIPITLSVEHVVLKRSDDGVFHIGAAAQDRPSAEVLKSEKRQPPKEQVFLVPTGETFGPQVQELPTLQKELIETKQALAHANKDKEKLLQEIRKYNPLFEL encoded by the exons TGAGTATGGCTTTGCCGAGAAGGTGGTGGAGGGGATGTTCATCATCGTCAATTCCATCACCATCAAGATTCACTCCAAGGCCTTCCACGCTTCTTTTGAATTGTGGCAGCTCCAGGGCTATAGTGTGAACCCCAACTGGCAGCAGAGTGACCTCCGCCTCACCCGTATCACTGACCCCCGCCGAGGAGAG gttTTAACATTTAAGGAAATAACTTGGCAAACACTTCGAATTGAGGCAGATGCTACAGACAGTGGTGATCAGGACCCAGTCACCACTCCACTGAGGCTTATTACCAACCAAGGCAGGATCCAAATAGCCCTCAAGAGAAGA ACCAAAGATTGCAATGTGATAGCCTCCAAGCTGATGTTCCTATTGGATGACCTGCTCTGGGTGCTAACTGACTCACAGCTCAAGGCTATGATGAAATATGCAGAATCACTGAGTGAGGCCATGGAGAAGTCAGCCCAGCAGAGAAAGAGCCTGGCCCCTGAACCTGTACAG ATCACCCCACCTGCTCCCAGCGCCCAGCAGTCCTGGGCCCAGGCATTCGGTGGCAGCCagggcagcagcaacagcagcagcagccgcctCAGCCAGTACTTTGAGAAATTTGATGTGAAAGAGTCCTCCTACCATCTGCTCATCTCCCGCCTGGACCTGCACATTTGTGATGATAGCCAGTCCCGAGAGCCAG gtGTCTCTGCAAACAGACTCATGGGTGGTGCAATGCAACTTACCTTTCGCAAGATGGCATTTGACTATTACCCCTTCCACTGGGCAG GTGATAGCTGCAAACATTGGGTACGTCACTGTGAGGCCATGGAGACCCGAGGCCAATGGGCCCAGAAGCTGGTGATGGAATTTCAGAGTAAAATGGAGAAGTGGCACGAGGAGACAG attctcTCTCCAGTCCTCAAAAGAACGCCCTTGAGAGAAGCCCCTCTCAGGGCCGACAGGCTGTCTTTCAACCTCCAGCATGGAATCGCCTACGCTCTAGCTGCTTGGTAATACGGGTGGATGACTTGGACGTCCACCAG GTTTCTACAGCTGGACAGCCAAGTAAGAAGCCATCGACACTCCTTTCCTGCAGTCGGAAACTTCACAACCTCCCCACTCAGGTCTCTGCCATTCATATTGAGTTCACAGAGTATTACTTCCCCGATAATCAGGAGCTGCCGG TTCCCTGTCCCAATCTTTACATTCAGTTAAATGGTCTGACATTTACTATGGATCCTGTCAGCTTGCTCTGGGGAAACCTCTTCTGCCTGGATTTATACCGCAGCTTGGAGCAGTTCAAAGCTATCTACAAGCTGGAAGATTCAAGCCAGAAAGATGAACACTTGGACATCCGACTGGATGCCTTCTGGTTGAAG GTGAGCTTCCCGCTGGAGAAGAGAGAGCGGGCTGGGTTGCACCGTCCCCAGGCCCTTGTCTTCTCTGCATCAGGCGTGACTGCCACCAATACACGTCACGCCCCACATTGTAGCTGTCCAGACCTCCAGAGTCTCTTCCGGGGTTTTGCTGCTGCTGAGTTCTTTCATTCCAATTATGTTCAGTTTCCCAAGGTGCCAGGCGGCTTTAGCCTTCTGCACATGCTGTTTTTGCATCACGCCTTCCAGGTGGATTCCCGACTCCCTCAATCTAGTGCCCTCCATCCCCAGAGGCTTAAGGCTTCCCAGGATCTCTGGTCCATCCACTTCACCCAGATCTCCTTGGACTTTGAGGGAACAGAGAACTTCAAAGGCCATTCCTTGAATTTTGTGGCCCCCTTCCCCTTGTCGATTTGGGCCTGCCTACCCCTCCGCTGGCAGCAAGCCCAGGCACGAAAGCTCCTTATGGCCACAGAAGGGAGGCTGAAAGCATCCGCCAGCTTTGGCAGTCCTGTCCATTCTGAGGCCCTTGCCCCTGACACTGTGTCCCATCAGAGGTCAAAGACTGAGCATGATTTGAAAAGCCTATCAGGCCTTACAGAAGTCATGGAAATTCTGAAAGAAGGCAGCAGTAGTGTGGATAACAAAGGGCCTCTGACAGAGCTGGAGGACACGGCAGATGTGCATGTGCTCGTACACTCGCCTGAGCATGTCCGAGTGAGGCTTGACCACTACCAGTACTTGGCTCTCCTCCGCCTGAAGGAGGTGCTCCAGGGTCTTCAGGAACAGCTTACTAAGGATACCGAGGCCATGACTGGGTCTCCTCTGCAGGACCAGACAGCTTGCATTGGCGTCCTCTTTCCCAGTGCTGAGGTGGCTCTGCTCATGCATCCTGTCCCTGGGGCTGTCGAAGCTGACTCTGAGGGTTCAGATACTACGAGCCTTGTAGATTCAGAGCTGTCTCCTTCAGAGGATAGGGAGCTGAAGTCTGATGCCTCCTCAGAACAGGGCCCAGCAAGCCCCAGGAAGGTTCTGGAGGACAGTGGCGTTGAAAATCTGGATGCATCCCAGGATAGGCCACTGCCTCTCCATAGCAATGGAGAAGTGCAGGACTCAGATTCTCTTGCACagcaggaggcagggaagggCCATGAGACAGTTGATTCCTTACAGGCCAAGAGACTGAGCAGTGCCCAGGCACCTAGCTCACCAGCTGAGTTGAAGCCCCCAGGGGGCAAGGATACTGCTGTGAATGGACAGGGTGAGCTCATCCCCTTGAAGAACATTGAGGGAGAATTATCAAGTGCTATTCACATGACCAAGGATGCCACAAAGGAGGCTCTACATGCCACCATGGACCTCACCAAGGAAGCTATGTCCCTGACTAAGGATGCCTTCAGTCTGGGCAGAGACCGAATGACCTCCACCATGCACAAGATGCTGTCTCTGCCCCCAGCCAA ggAGCCCATGGCCAAGATAGATGAGGGGGTGGCAGCCCCAGTAGGTGGAGGTGCTGCCCGACTCCGATTTTTCTCCATGAAGAGGACAGTATCTCAGCAGTCATTTGATGGTGTCTCATTGGATAACAGTGGCCCCGAAGACCGGATTTCAGTGGACAGTGATGGCAGTGAGAGCTTTGTGATGCTCTTGGAGTCTG AGTCTGGTCCAGAATCTCTTCCACCAGGATCTCTTCCCAATGTCTTAGAGAGTGCTGGTGTTCAAGGGAGCCCTGTTGCGGATAGTTATGGCCAGGGGTCACCAGAGGCCAACAGTTCAGCCTCACCCGGTGGGGAAGACCTCCATCTTCACCTG GTCTCAGTTCTGGTCCTGAAGGTGAATGAGGTGTCTTTGGGGATTGAGGTACGTGGTGAGGACCTGACTGTGGCCCTGCAAGCAGAGGAGCTGACCCTCCAACAGCTAGGCACCGTGGGACTCTGGCAGTTCCTGCATGGACAGTGCCCAG GCACAAGCTTTCAGGAAGCCTCAACTTTGAAGACTGGCCACATCAGGCCAGCTGTAGGCCTTCGCTTTGAGGTGGGGCCTGGTGCAGCTGTTCATTCCCCTCTGGCCACACAGAATGGCTTCCTACGTTTCTTGCTTCAGGACTGTGACCTTGAGCTGCTCACTTCGGTGCTCAGTGGCCTGGGGCCCTTCTTGGAGGATGAGGAGATCCCACTGGTAGTTCCCATGCAGATTGAGCTCCTGAACTCTAGGATCACTCTAAAG GACGATATCCCCCCCATCTATCCGACCTCTCCAGGCCCCATCCCCATCACTCTATCTGTGGAGCACGTTGTGCTGAAGCGGAGTGACGATGGTGTGTTCCACATAGGCG CTGCTGCTCAGGACAGACCATCAGCCGAAGTACTTAAAAGTGAGAAGAGGCAGCCCCCAAAAGAACAGGTGTTTCTGGTGCCCACAGGGGAGACTTTTGGTCCACAG GTACAAGAACTGCCTACCCTACAAAAGGAACTTATAGAAACTAAACAAGCATTGGCTCATGCCAACAAGGATAAAGAGAAACTTCTTCAGGAGATTAGGAAATATAACCCCCTCTTTGAGCTCTGA